From the Maioricimonas rarisocia genome, one window contains:
- a CDS encoding UvrD-helicase domain-containing protein: MTKHKPTDADKEIARCLRDNASFRVVAGAGAGKTTSLVRALGAIVELHGKQMLRDGQRAVCITYTNRAADVIRGRLRNNQLFVVSTLHSFVWGEIGHFTESIRKSLRESIIPHHIRKYQDDDNGGKSKKAVRARQQIDELTRACEGLGAVDGFRYGVNNTFSSYLEGEIGHDDLILVGANMVERCPPLRRILSQKYAYFLVDEAQDTSRHMIQAFNTLAADPEAPLVGYFGDPMQQIYDKGNSGFPGPEGAETITKRENYRCAPQVVTFLNAFRKDVQQRAAGENASVDGSVEMMLVQAESPEGGRGRYSDKQLERAQRRFVEALRVWEWENREGVKQLYLVRRMIARRLGFLELHDLFTGPLASQRAQSEFESGSHFLIKQFVEPIVPLVRARRDGDNSTCMRILTSRTSAFSPDGVHSQKSVGEVREIGKRVVQRLVELFENAPLRDVLEYCCKEGIVAVSEKLKNELVRPERTDEYDEELHREQKSEWLADHFFRMSGRQVEKYCEFLAENTPFSTQHGVKGEEYEDVVVVFDDVEAGWHNYSFAKMLAPQTTGEPRDEQRERSRKLAYVSFSRAKRNLRIVLFTQEPRMAKQEIVTQGLLSDQQIRILDG; the protein is encoded by the coding sequence GTGACGAAGCACAAACCAACTGATGCAGATAAGGAGATCGCACGCTGTCTGCGTGACAACGCTTCCTTCCGTGTGGTTGCCGGCGCAGGTGCTGGTAAGACCACGTCACTGGTGCGGGCCCTTGGGGCTATCGTTGAGTTGCACGGTAAGCAGATGTTGCGCGATGGTCAACGTGCAGTGTGCATTACGTACACGAATCGTGCGGCTGATGTAATTCGAGGCCGGTTGCGCAACAACCAGCTGTTTGTTGTGTCGACTCTTCACAGTTTCGTGTGGGGAGAGATCGGTCACTTCACGGAGAGCATCCGGAAGTCGTTGCGTGAGTCTATTATCCCGCATCACATTCGGAAGTATCAAGACGACGATAACGGGGGTAAGTCGAAGAAAGCGGTGCGTGCTCGGCAGCAGATTGACGAGCTGACGCGTGCGTGTGAGGGGCTGGGGGCAGTTGATGGGTTTCGTTACGGGGTCAACAATACCTTCAGTAGCTACCTTGAAGGGGAGATTGGTCACGACGACCTGATTCTGGTTGGGGCGAACATGGTAGAACGCTGTCCTCCACTTCGGAGGATTCTTTCACAGAAGTACGCGTACTTCCTGGTCGACGAGGCACAGGACACCTCGCGTCACATGATCCAAGCATTTAATACGCTCGCGGCAGATCCCGAGGCACCGTTGGTCGGGTACTTTGGTGACCCGATGCAGCAGATTTACGACAAGGGCAACTCCGGCTTTCCTGGGCCCGAAGGCGCAGAAACTATTACGAAGCGCGAGAACTATCGCTGCGCACCACAGGTCGTCACGTTCCTTAATGCGTTTCGGAAGGATGTCCAACAGCGCGCAGCCGGAGAAAACGCGTCGGTCGACGGAAGCGTAGAAATGATGCTCGTCCAGGCGGAGAGTCCTGAAGGCGGGAGGGGGCGGTACAGCGACAAACAGCTTGAGCGTGCGCAACGGAGATTTGTTGAGGCACTGCGAGTCTGGGAATGGGAGAATCGGGAAGGCGTCAAGCAGTTGTACCTTGTACGCCGAATGATTGCGCGGCGTCTTGGTTTCCTGGAACTTCATGACTTGTTTACGGGGCCTTTGGCTTCGCAACGGGCACAGAGCGAATTCGAGTCCGGCAGCCACTTTCTTATCAAGCAGTTTGTCGAGCCTATTGTTCCATTGGTACGTGCTCGTCGGGATGGTGATAACTCTACGTGCATGCGAATCCTGACCAGTCGCACAAGTGCGTTCAGCCCAGACGGCGTGCATTCGCAGAAGTCAGTGGGGGAAGTCAGGGAGATCGGGAAGCGAGTGGTGCAGAGGCTTGTAGAGCTTTTTGAGAACGCCCCCTTGCGCGATGTGCTTGAGTACTGCTGTAAGGAAGGGATCGTCGCCGTGTCCGAGAAGCTGAAGAATGAACTGGTCCGTCCAGAACGCACTGACGAGTATGACGAAGAGCTTCACAGGGAACAGAAGTCCGAGTGGCTGGCTGATCACTTCTTTCGGATGTCCGGTCGACAGGTAGAGAAGTACTGCGAGTTTCTAGCTGAGAATACGCCTTTCAGCACACAGCACGGTGTCAAAGGAGAGGAATACGAGGACGTTGTCGTCGTGTTCGACGACGTAGAAGCGGGATGGCACAATTACAGCTTTGCGAAAATGCTGGCACCGCAAACAACCGGAGAGCCGAGAGATGAGCAGAGAGAACGGAGTCGCAAGCTCGCGTACGTCTCCTTCTCAAGGGCAAAACGGAATCTTCGCATCGTCCTGTTTACGCAAGAACCTCGAATGGCCAAGCAGGAGATCGTGACGCAAGGGTTGTTGTCCGATCAGCAGATTCGCATTCTTGACGGGTGA
- a CDS encoding DUF1501 domain-containing protein → MGGGLGTIGLAGALFRNGEAAPVSPHAQPRAKRVIQLFMNGGPFQGDLFDPKPLTAKFAGERPSEVDLRTERKTAGLLPSPFKFSPAGESGVPVSELLPLTAQRIDDICVIRSLHTNNPNHGPALLLMNNGTILPTRPSMGAWMSYGLGTENDSLPPYVVLCPGRPVRFSILWSSGFLPGEHQGTYINHSDPTPDKLIPYLKNTSHSVDEQRRQLELLRELNGLHREQRSSDARLDARIRSMETAFRMQFSATEAFDLERETQSTREAYGEGHFANACLLARRLAERGVLFTQIYYGNGQPWDTHSKHDESTRKLCRDIDRPIAALLTDLKQRGLLEDTLVIWGGEFGRTPTSENGNGRDHNHYGFTMWLAGGGVKGGMTYGETDDFGFRAVHDRVHIHDLHATVLHLLGLDHEKLTYRYAGRDFRLTDVHGRVVKEVTG, encoded by the coding sequence ATGGGGGGCGGCCTTGGCACGATCGGACTGGCCGGGGCCCTGTTCCGTAATGGCGAGGCGGCACCGGTCTCACCCCACGCGCAGCCGCGGGCGAAACGGGTCATCCAGCTGTTCATGAACGGCGGCCCCTTCCAGGGGGACCTGTTCGACCCCAAGCCGCTGACGGCGAAGTTCGCCGGCGAGCGTCCCAGCGAAGTCGACCTGCGGACCGAACGGAAGACCGCCGGGCTGCTCCCCTCGCCGTTCAAATTCTCCCCGGCCGGCGAGAGCGGCGTGCCGGTCAGCGAGCTGCTCCCCCTCACCGCCCAGCGAATCGACGACATCTGCGTCATCCGTTCGCTGCACACCAACAACCCCAACCACGGCCCGGCCCTGCTGCTGATGAACAACGGCACCATCCTGCCGACGCGGCCCAGTATGGGAGCCTGGATGTCGTACGGCCTGGGGACCGAAAACGACAGCCTGCCGCCGTATGTCGTGCTCTGCCCGGGCCGCCCGGTCCGGTTTTCGATCCTCTGGTCGAGCGGCTTTCTGCCGGGCGAGCATCAGGGGACGTACATCAACCACAGCGATCCCACCCCCGACAAGCTCATCCCCTACCTCAAGAACACCTCGCACAGTGTCGACGAGCAGCGGCGGCAACTCGAACTGCTCCGCGAGCTGAACGGTCTGCACCGCGAGCAGCGCAGCTCCGACGCCCGGCTCGATGCCCGCATCCGCTCGATGGAGACCGCCTTCCGCATGCAGTTTTCCGCGACCGAAGCGTTCGATCTCGAGCGGGAAACACAATCGACCCGCGAGGCGTACGGCGAAGGGCACTTCGCCAACGCCTGTCTGCTCGCCCGCCGGCTGGCCGAACGGGGCGTGTTGTTCACCCAGATCTACTACGGCAACGGGCAGCCGTGGGACACGCACAGCAAGCACGACGAATCGACGCGCAAGCTCTGCCGGGACATCGACCGGCCGATTGCGGCTCTGCTGACCGATCTGAAGCAGCGGGGTCTGCTGGAGGACACGCTGGTCATCTGGGGTGGCGAGTTCGGGCGGACGCCGACCTCAGAGAACGGCAACGGCCGGGACCATAACCATTACGGGTTCACGATGTGGCTGGCGGGCGGCGGCGTGAAGGGCGGCATGACGTACGGCGAGACGGACGACTTCGGCTTCCGTGCGGTGCACGACCGGGTGCACATTCATGACCTGCACGCGACGGTGCTGCACCTGCTGGGGCTGGACCACGAGAAGCTGACGTATCGTTATGCCGGCCGCGACTTCCGGCTGACGGACGTGCATGGGAGGGTGGTGAAGGAAGTGACGGGGTAG
- a CDS encoding DUF1553 domain-containing protein — MPRLTGFTVLFLLILTAAPLPARAADDAASAVANRQAAEFFETKVRPIFARHCFECHSDETGADNGELVLETLAGISKGGSRGAVLVPKEPARSLLITAVEYDDVDLQMPPEGKMPEGDIEVLRQWVKMGGVLPEYTDKPRAAAERIDLEAGRQFWSLKPLQDVPVPDASPHNDRVRRPVDAFILARLQSEGLAPSPDADRRTLIRRVTFDLIGLPPTPEEVAAFLADDSPDAFERLVDRLLDSPHYGERWGRFWLDLARYTDRTASWLTGTGQAWHYRDWVVDAFNRNLPYDEFVRLQLAADLTDDTDPHDLAALGFLGLSPTYWKEPRLAPPLIRTIVADEWDERVDVVTRTFLGLTVACARCHDHKFDPISVEDYYSLAGVFASTQFADRPLLPDAQAQQVLAAHRQVARLEEQIKKAKDKKSEEVVQLRQQIEEIRNATPGYDAPQAHVVKDAAVYVLPDGPDRTKLDYRDGEPRDLPVFKRGNPENTSPQPVPRGFPAVLSQAEPVRFEQGSGRRELVDALFGDAAALTARVFVNRVWEQHFGKGLVTTPSNFGLQGDPPSHPELLEWLAREFLRRGWDIHWLHREIVLSSTYRQTSADNEDGLRVDPDNRLLWRMNRRRLEVEMWRDAMLAVSGELDATVGGPAVKLETDANRRRTIYGEVDRRDLNRMLRMFDFPEATGHSPKRVHTSTPLQQLFVLNSPFVQNRAGAIVNRVRDAGDLPAQVVTCYRLLFAREPTEQELALAESFLTGSTDAETRTQWKLYVHTLLGTNEFLFVD, encoded by the coding sequence GTGCCGCGACTGACCGGATTCACGGTCCTCTTTCTGCTGATTCTGACTGCCGCACCGTTGCCGGCCCGCGCTGCCGATGACGCCGCAAGCGCCGTCGCAAACCGGCAGGCTGCCGAGTTCTTCGAAACGAAGGTGCGTCCGATCTTCGCCCGGCACTGCTTCGAGTGCCATTCCGACGAGACCGGTGCCGATAACGGCGAACTCGTCCTCGAAACGCTCGCCGGCATCAGTAAGGGAGGCAGCCGCGGTGCCGTTCTGGTGCCGAAGGAGCCCGCCCGCAGCCTGCTCATCACGGCGGTCGAGTACGACGACGTCGATCTGCAGATGCCGCCTGAAGGGAAGATGCCCGAGGGGGACATCGAAGTTCTGCGGCAGTGGGTGAAGATGGGAGGCGTGCTGCCGGAATATACTGACAAACCCCGCGCTGCCGCCGAGCGAATCGATCTCGAAGCGGGCCGGCAGTTCTGGTCGCTTAAGCCGCTGCAGGACGTGCCGGTGCCTGATGCCTCGCCGCATAACGATCGAGTCCGCCGACCGGTCGATGCGTTCATCCTCGCCCGGCTTCAGTCTGAGGGACTCGCTCCCTCCCCCGATGCCGACAGGCGGACGCTCATCCGCCGGGTGACGTTCGACCTCATTGGACTGCCTCCTACCCCCGAGGAGGTCGCCGCTTTCCTCGCCGACGATTCTCCCGACGCGTTCGAGCGGCTGGTCGACCGGCTGCTCGACTCGCCCCACTACGGCGAGCGGTGGGGCCGCTTCTGGCTCGACCTGGCCCGCTACACCGACAGGACGGCAAGCTGGCTGACCGGGACCGGCCAGGCATGGCACTACCGCGACTGGGTTGTCGACGCCTTCAACCGCAACCTGCCGTACGACGAGTTCGTCCGCCTGCAGCTTGCGGCTGACCTGACTGACGATACCGACCCCCACGACCTGGCGGCCCTCGGCTTTCTCGGCCTGAGTCCCACGTACTGGAAAGAACCGCGGCTGGCACCGCCACTGATCCGCACGATCGTTGCCGACGAATGGGACGAGCGGGTCGACGTCGTGACGCGGACATTTCTCGGACTGACCGTCGCCTGTGCCCGCTGCCACGACCACAAGTTCGATCCGATCTCGGTCGAGGATTACTACTCGCTGGCCGGCGTGTTCGCGAGCACGCAGTTCGCCGACCGCCCGCTGCTGCCGGACGCCCAGGCCCAGCAGGTGCTCGCCGCTCATCGCCAGGTCGCCAGGCTCGAGGAGCAGATCAAGAAGGCGAAGGACAAGAAGTCAGAGGAGGTCGTGCAGCTCAGGCAACAGATCGAAGAGATCCGCAACGCGACGCCCGGCTACGACGCTCCGCAGGCTCACGTGGTGAAGGATGCCGCCGTCTACGTCCTGCCCGATGGTCCCGACCGCACAAAGCTTGATTACCGCGACGGCGAGCCGCGCGATCTGCCGGTCTTCAAGCGAGGCAATCCCGAGAACACTTCCCCCCAGCCGGTCCCGCGTGGCTTTCCTGCCGTACTGTCACAAGCGGAACCGGTCCGCTTTGAACAGGGAAGCGGCCGCCGCGAACTGGTCGACGCCCTGTTCGGCGATGCCGCCGCACTCACGGCCCGGGTGTTCGTCAATCGCGTCTGGGAGCAACACTTCGGCAAAGGACTGGTCACGACGCCGAGCAACTTCGGCCTGCAGGGGGATCCTCCCAGTCATCCGGAACTGCTCGAATGGCTGGCAAGGGAGTTCCTCCGCCGCGGCTGGGACATCCACTGGCTGCACCGCGAGATCGTGCTCTCCTCGACCTACCGGCAGACGAGTGCCGACAACGAGGATGGTCTGCGAGTCGATCCCGACAACCGGCTGCTGTGGCGGATGAATCGCCGCCGTCTCGAAGTCGAGATGTGGCGGGACGCGATGCTGGCTGTCTCCGGCGAGCTGGACGCCACGGTCGGGGGACCGGCAGTGAAGCTGGAGACCGACGCCAACCGTCGCCGCACGATCTACGGCGAGGTCGACCGCCGCGACCTGAACCGCATGCTGCGGATGTTCGACTTTCCCGAAGCGACCGGCCACTCGCCGAAACGGGTCCACACCAGCACGCCACTGCAGCAGTTGTTCGTGCTTAACAGTCCGTTCGTGCAGAACCGTGCCGGGGCGATCGTCAACCGCGTCCGGGACGCCGGCGACCTGCCGGCGCAGGTCGTTACCTGCTACCGGCTGCTGTTCGCGCGCGAACCGACAGAGCAGGAACTTGCCCTGGCAGAGAGCTTCCTCACCGGCAGCACGGACGCAGAAACCCGCACACAGTGGAAGCTGTACGTCCACACGCTGCTGGGAACGAACGAGTTTCTGTTTGTCGATTAG
- a CDS encoding NHL repeat-containing protein, giving the protein MNASLMCSLLVGSLALGSDPAGLSATRYAPPTGTFPACTHILFHDGKEIVTTGPSLYVREGSGGEFRVAPAVQLQGAHSTAFDPLNELYYTTDTDRHRMVAFRSFDAEHIESAAGTLAGGTLKRPHDVVVDKDGWVYVLNPYETTVFRFREFGRQESSLDLSRHLGYSRALTLVDDKLYVVGSSRGKVVQIDDFDKQQYRLHTSFGQKREASAGSWSTTGLVLNDVEFFDGMWYATSYFCPEYAAGTDCDENKMIRFATWDDFATGNWEDLGDLLPSELVPYYMTVHEGHLFLATFLHEQEGHPGSIYRISVRKTPPQ; this is encoded by the coding sequence ATGAACGCCTCGCTGATGTGCAGCCTTCTTGTCGGATCACTCGCGCTCGGCAGCGATCCCGCAGGTCTCTCCGCCACCCGATATGCGCCCCCGACAGGGACTTTCCCGGCCTGCACGCACATCCTGTTTCATGACGGGAAGGAAATCGTGACCACGGGACCATCCCTGTATGTGCGGGAAGGAAGCGGCGGCGAGTTTCGCGTCGCTCCCGCCGTGCAGTTACAGGGAGCCCACTCCACCGCGTTCGATCCGCTCAACGAGTTGTATTACACCACCGACACTGACCGACATCGGATGGTGGCGTTCCGCAGTTTCGATGCGGAACATATCGAGTCCGCCGCAGGTACACTCGCAGGAGGCACGCTCAAGCGGCCGCACGACGTTGTCGTCGACAAGGATGGCTGGGTGTACGTGCTCAATCCCTACGAAACAACCGTCTTTCGTTTTCGAGAGTTCGGACGGCAGGAGTCTTCCCTCGACCTCTCCCGCCATCTCGGCTACTCGCGGGCGTTGACACTGGTTGACGACAAACTCTATGTCGTCGGTTCGAGCCGCGGGAAGGTGGTCCAGATTGATGACTTCGACAAGCAGCAGTACCGCCTCCACACAAGCTTCGGCCAGAAGCGCGAGGCCTCTGCCGGAAGCTGGAGCACGACCGGACTGGTTCTGAACGATGTCGAATTCTTCGATGGGATGTGGTACGCCACGTCCTACTTCTGCCCCGAGTATGCTGCCGGAACAGACTGCGACGAAAACAAGATGATTCGCTTCGCCACGTGGGACGATTTCGCCACCGGCAACTGGGAAGATCTCGGCGACCTGTTGCCGTCTGAGCTCGTGCCCTACTACATGACCGTGCACGAAGGCCATCTGTTTCTCGCAACCTTTCTGCACGAACAGGAAGGTCACCCCGGGAGCATCTACCGAATCAGTGTCCGGAAGACACCACCGCAGTAA
- the cls gene encoding cardiolipin synthase, which translates to MDASFTAVVATAVHFVVQLAVCVRVLLRPHREPASRLAWIVVVMVAPGLGIIAYLLLGETNIGRRRVERMRRVLAELPPVAVCEADSKAAPEVPERYAHLFRVAESINGFEPVGGNRGGLQKDSNATIDSLVADIDAAQDHVHLLFYIWLTDNNGCRVVEALKRAAGRGVTVRAMADALGSRGMIDSHHWKDMTAAGVKLAVALPIGNPLLRPLRGRIDLRNHRKIVVIDDRITYCGSQNCADPEFRVKAKYAPWVDAVVRFEGPIARQNQHLFVADWMAHVDEDLSDLLRQPLQAAGPGFTAQVLGTGPTVRYSAMPEMFESLMYTARRELVITTPYYVPDESMQGALCAAARRGVATTIVFPARNDSFVVAAASRSWYADLLAAGVRIFEYEGGLLHTKSLTLDGDVTLIGSANMDRRSFELNYENNILLFDPELTADVRVRQDEYISRSHPVTEEMVAAWPVHRRLWNNTIAMLGPVL; encoded by the coding sequence ATGGATGCTTCCTTCACGGCGGTCGTCGCGACTGCAGTCCACTTTGTCGTTCAGCTGGCGGTCTGCGTTCGGGTTCTCCTCCGGCCGCATCGCGAACCGGCCTCCCGACTCGCCTGGATCGTCGTCGTCATGGTCGCGCCCGGCCTGGGGATCATTGCATACCTGCTGCTGGGCGAAACGAACATCGGCCGCCGACGCGTTGAACGTATGCGGCGGGTGCTGGCTGAGCTCCCCCCGGTCGCCGTCTGCGAAGCAGACAGCAAAGCGGCTCCCGAGGTTCCCGAACGGTATGCACATCTGTTCCGCGTTGCTGAATCGATCAATGGCTTCGAGCCGGTCGGCGGGAACCGCGGCGGGCTGCAGAAGGACTCGAACGCCACGATTGACTCGCTGGTGGCCGACATCGACGCCGCACAGGATCACGTGCATCTGCTGTTCTACATCTGGCTGACCGACAACAATGGCTGCCGGGTGGTGGAGGCCCTCAAACGGGCCGCCGGCAGGGGCGTGACGGTGCGGGCCATGGCGGACGCGCTCGGCTCGCGGGGGATGATCGACTCGCACCACTGGAAGGACATGACGGCCGCGGGAGTGAAGCTGGCGGTCGCGCTGCCGATCGGCAATCCGCTGCTGCGCCCGTTACGGGGACGGATCGATCTCCGCAATCACCGCAAGATCGTGGTGATTGATGATCGCATCACCTACTGCGGCAGCCAGAACTGTGCCGACCCGGAGTTCCGCGTGAAGGCGAAATACGCGCCGTGGGTCGACGCGGTCGTCCGGTTTGAAGGACCGATCGCGAGGCAGAATCAGCACCTGTTCGTCGCCGACTGGATGGCACACGTTGACGAGGACCTGAGCGACCTGCTGCGGCAACCATTGCAGGCTGCCGGGCCCGGCTTCACCGCCCAGGTGCTGGGGACGGGACCGACGGTACGGTACTCGGCGATGCCGGAGATGTTCGAATCGCTGATGTACACGGCCCGTCGCGAACTGGTCATCACCACGCCCTATTACGTGCCGGACGAGTCGATGCAGGGAGCGTTGTGTGCGGCGGCCCGGCGGGGCGTGGCGACGACGATTGTCTTTCCTGCCCGCAATGACTCGTTTGTTGTGGCGGCCGCAAGTCGAAGCTGGTACGCCGATCTTCTGGCGGCGGGCGTGCGAATCTTCGAGTACGAAGGGGGCCTGCTGCACACGAAGTCTCTCACGCTGGATGGCGACGTGACGCTGATCGGCTCGGCCAACATGGACCGCCGCAGCTTCGAACTCAACTACGAGAACAACATCCTGCTGTTTGATCCCGAACTGACAGCCGACGTCCGCGTCCGGCAGGATGAGTACATATCACGCTCGCACCCGGTGACGGAAGAGATGGTGGCCGCATGGCCGGTCCATCGTCGCCTCTGGAACAACACGATCGCGATGCTCGGCCCGGTGCTGTGA